Proteins from a single region of Macaca thibetana thibetana isolate TM-01 chromosome 4, ASM2454274v1, whole genome shotgun sequence:
- the BEND3 gene encoding BEN domain-containing protein 3, protein MNSTEFTEDVEEVLKSITVKVETEAEDAALDCSVNSRTSEKHSVDSVLAALQDSSKRKQLVSDGLLDSVPGVKRRRLIPEALLAGMRNRENSSPCQGNGEQASRGRSLGSVWPGEEEPCNDATTPSYKKPLYGISHKIMEKKNPPSGDLLNVYELFEKANASNSPSSLRLLNEPQKRDSGSTGAGTDSDPNIYFLIQKMFYMLNTLTSNMSQLHSKVDLLSLEVSRIKKQVSPTEMVAKFQPPPEYQLTAAELKQIVDQSLSGGDLACRLLVQLFPELFSDVDFSRGCSACGFAAKRKLESLHLQLIRNYVEVYYPSVKDTAVWQAECLPQLNDFFSRFWAQREMEDSQPSGQVASFFEAEQVDPGHFLDNKDQEEALSLDRSSTIASDHVVDTQDLTEFLDEASSPGEFAVFLLHRLFPELFDHRKLGEQYSCYGDGGKQELDPQRLQIIRNYTEIYFPDMQEEEAWLQQCAQRINDELEGLGLDAGSEGDAPRDDCYDSSSLPDDISVVKVEDSFEGERPGRRSKKIWLVPIDFDKLEIPQPDFEVPGADCLLSKEQLRSIYESSLSIGNFASRLLVHLFPELFTHENLRKQYNCSGSLGKKQLDPSRIKLIRHYVQLLYPRAKNDRVWTLEFVGKLDERCRRRDTEQRRSYQQQRKVHVPGPECRDLTSYAINPERFREEFEGPPLPPERSSKDFCKIPLDELVVPSPDFPVPSPYLLSDKEVREIVQQSLSVGNFAARLLVRLFPELFTAENLRLQYNHSGACNKKQLDPTRLRLIRHYVEAVYPVEKMEEVWHYECIPSIDERCRRPNRKKCDILKKAKKVEK, encoded by the coding sequence GCTCTCCTAGCAGGCATGCGGAACCGTGAGAACAGCTCGCCCTGCCAAGGCAATGGCGAGCAGGCCAGCAGGGGCAGGAGCCTGGGCTCTGTGTGGCCAGGAGAGGAGGAGCCCTGCAACGATGCCACTACCCCTTCCTACAAGAAGCCTCTGTATGGCATCTCGCACAAGATCATGGAGAAGAAGAATCCTCCCTCGGGGGACCTGCTAAACGTGTACGAGCTCTTCGAGAAGGCAAACGCCAGCAACAGCCCCTCGTCGCTGCGGCTCCTGAATGAGCCACAGAAGCGGGACTCTGGCAGCACTGGGGCAGGCACTGACAGTGACCCCAACATCTACTTCCTGATCCAGAAAATGTTCTACATGCTCAACACCCTCACGTCCAACATGTCCCAGCTGCACAGCAAGGTGGACCTGCTCTCCCTGGAGGTGAGTCGCATCAAGAAGCAGGTGAGCCCCACTGAGATGGTGGCCAAATTCCAGCCGCCCCCTGAGTATCAGCTCACAGCTGCGGAGCTCAAGCAGATCGTGGACCAGAGCCTGTCCGGGGGGGACCTGGCCTGCCGCCTGCTGGTGCAGCTCTTCCCCGAGCTCTTCAGCGACGTGGACTTCTCCCGAGGCTGCAGTGCCTGTGGCTTTGCGGCCAAGCGCAAGCTGGAGTCGCTGCACCTGCAGCTCATCCGCAACTACGTGGAGGTCTACTACCCCTCGGTGAAGGACACGGCCGTGTGGCAGGCCGAGTGCCTGCCCCAGCTGAACGACTTCTTCAGCCGCTTCTGGGCCCAGCGGGAAATGGAGGACAGCCAGCCCAGTGGCCAGGTCGCCAGCTTCTTTGAGGCAGAGCAGGTGGACCCCGGCCACTTCCTGGACAACAAAGACCAGGAGGAGGCCCTGTCTCTGGACCGGAGCAGCACCATCGCCTCAGACCACGTGGTGGACACGCAGGACCTCACTGAGTTTCTGGATGAAGCCTCCTCACCAGGCGAGTTTGCCGTCTTCCTCCTCCACCGGCTCTTCCCCGAGCTTTTCGACCACCGCAAGCTAGGTGAACAGTACAGCTGCTATGGGGATGGTGGAAAGCAGGAGCTGGACCCCCAGCGGCTCCAGATCATCCGCAACTACACGGAGATCTACTTCCCCGACATGCAGGAGGAGGAGGCCTGGCTGCAGCAGTGCGCCCAGCGCATCAACGACGAGCTCGAGGGCCTAGGGCTGGACGCGGGCAGTGAAGGTGACGCCCCGCGCGATGACTGCTACGACTCCTCCAGTCTGCCCGACGACATCTCAGTGGTCAAGGTGGAGGACAGCTTCGAGGGTGAGCGGCCGGGGCGCCGCTCCAAGAAGATCTGGCTGGTGCCCATCGACTTCGACAAGTTAGAGATCCCCCAGCCTGACTTCGAGGTGCCCGGTGCCGACTGCCTGCTCAGCAAGGAGCAGCTGCGCAGCATCTACGAGAGCAGCCTGTCCATCGGCAACTTCGCCTCGCGCCTGCTGGTGCACCTGTTCCCCGAGCTCTTCACGCACGAGAACCTGCGCAAGCAGTACAACTGCAGCGGCTCCCTGGGCAAGAAGCAGCTGGACCCGTCCCGCATCAAGCTCATCCGCCACTACGTGCAGCTGCTCTACCCGCGCGCCAAAAACGACCGCGTCTGGACCCTGGAGTTCGTGGGCAAACTGGATGAGCGCTGCCGGCGCCGGGACACGGAGCAGAGGCGCTCCTACCAGCAGCAGCGCAAGGTCCACGTGCCAGGCCCCGAGTGCAGAGACCTGACCAGCTATGCAATCAACCCGGAGAGGTTCCGGGAGGAGTTTGAGGGACCCCCCCTACCCCCCGAGAGGAGCAGCAAGGACTTTTGCAAGATCCCCTTGGACGAACTGGTGGTCCCCTCGCCTGACTTCCCGGTGCCTTCTCCCTACCTGCTGTCTGACAAGGAGGTGCGTGAGATCGTGCAGCAGAGCCTCTCCGTGGGCAACTTTGCTGCCCGGCTCCTCGTCCGCCTGTTTCCCGAACTCTTCACCGCCGAGAACCTCCGGCTGCAGTACAACCATTCCGGGGCTTGCAACAAGAAGCAGCTGGACCCCACGCGACTGCGGCTCATCCGCCACTACGTGGAAGCCGTCTACCCGGTGGAGAAGATGGAGGAGGTGTGGCACTACGAATGTATCCCCAGCATCGATGAGAGGTGCCGCCGCCCCAACAGGAAAAAATGCGACATCCTCAAGAAAGCGAAGAAAGTGGAGAAGTGA
- the MTRES1 gene encoding mitochondrial transcription rescue factor 1, with the protein MAMASVKLLAGVLRKPDAWIGLWGVLRGTPASYKLCTSWNRYLYFSSTKLRAPNYKTLFYSIFSLRLPGLLLSPEYIFPFSIRLKSNISSTKSTKKSLHKVDEEDSDEESDHDEMSEQEEELEDDPTVVKDYKDLEKAVQSFRYDVILKTGLDIGRNKVEDAFYKGQLRLNEEKLWKKSRTVKVGDTLDLLIGEDKEAGTETVMRILLKKVFEEKTESEKYRVVLRRWKSLKLPKKRTSK; encoded by the exons ATGGCTATGGCTAGTGTTAAATTGCTTGCTGGTGTTTTAAGAAAGCCAGATGCCTGGATTGGACTCTGGGGTGTTCTCCGAGGGACACCTGCGTCATACAAACTCTGTACTTCCTGGAATCGATACTTGTATTTTTCTAGTACCAAGTTACGTGCACcaaattataaaacacttttttatagtattttctcaCTGAGACTCCCAGGACTTTTACTAtctccagaatatatttttcctttttccataagACTCAAAAGTAATATAAGCTCTACAAAATCTACTAAAAAGTCTCTGCATAAAGTAGATGAAGAGGACTCTGATGAAGAAAGCGATCATGACGAGATGAGTGAGCAGGAAGAGGAGCTTGAGGATGACCCTACTGTAGTCAAAGACTATAAAGACCTGGAAAAAGCAGTGCAGTCTTTTCGGTATGATGTTATCTTGAAGACGGGGCTAGATATTGGGAGAAA caAAGTGGAAGATGCATTCTACAAAGGTCAACTCagactgaatgaggaaaaattaTGGAAGAAAAGCAGAACG gtGAAAGTGGGAGATACATTGGATCTTCTCATTGGAGAGGATAAAGAAGCAGGAACAGAGACAGTTATGCGGATTCTCTTGAAAAAAGTGTTTGAAGAGaagactgaaagtgaaaaatacagaGTGGTGTTACGGCGGTGGAAAAGTTTAAAGTTGCCTAAGAAGAGAACATCTAAATAA